ACCGGCTCTTGCACCTGCGCGCGGGCGGCCGTCGCTGCTTCACATCGCCTTGCCCTCGGAACGGACTGAGTCCTTCCCATCGGTTCCGCGCCCTCGGAAGGCAGTGCCTCGCCAAATCGTCTCGCCTCGGCCCCGAGGGCGCGGAGACCTCTCCTCCCGCGGCTGACGATACCCGATCGCGTCGGCGGACCCTGCCGACTCTGGTCTTCTGGCTCCCTAGAGGCTCTGGACCTCGAGGGCGACGACGTCGTCCACCCGGAGTGTCTCGTGGGTCATGTACGGCTCGCCGTAGGGCACGCGGATGAGCGAGCCGTAGTGTGCGGCGTGGGCGAGGATCTGTTCCCGGAGCGGGCGGCCGCCGCCGAAGATGTCGCCGGCCGCCGTGCGCCCCTCGAACTGGGAGCGGTAGGCGAAGATCGCCTCGAGCTTGCGCTCCATGACGTCGGTGATGTCCACGACGAAGGACGGCTTGACCGGCGGCTCGAGGTAGGAGAGCGCGAAGATCACCTTGGCCGGCCGGTGGGGCTCGCCCTCGATGGGCGCACGGCGGAGGCCGGCGATGAAGCAGGCGTCGTAGCCGAGCTGGCTGGCCGCGCGGTGGTCCGGGTGGCGGGTGGAGGGGCCGTGGAGGATGACGGTGCGGGGGCGCAGCCGCCGGATGAAGCCGGCCACGATGGCGCGGGCGGCGGGCGTGTTCTCGAGGGCGGCGTCCGGGAGCCCGGCGTTGTACCGGCCGGCGAGGCCGAGGATGCGGGCGGCTTCCTGGGCCTCGGCGTCGCGGGTGGCCGCGTCGCCGTACGTGCCGGTCTCACCGGCCGTGAGGTCCAGGATCGCGGTGCGATAGCCCTGGGCGGCGGCGCGCAGGAGGGTGCCGCCGCAAAGCAGCTCGGCGTCGTCCGGATGCGCGGCGATGGCGAGCAGGTCGACGGGTGCTTCGGTCATCGTTTCACTCATAGCGGAGCGCGACGACGGGGTCCATACGGGCGGCGCGCCACGCGGGGAACAGGCCGAAGGCGACGCCCGCGACGGCCGCCATGGCCAGCGCGGCGACGATGGCGGTCGCGGGGACCCGGGCGGGGATCGGGGTGATGCTGCTGATGAGGAACGTCAGCCCCCCGCCGATGGCGAGGCCGATGGCGCCCCCGACCAGCGTGAGCGTGGCGGCCTCGCAGAGGAACTGCCACAGGATCTCCCGGCGCGTGGCGCCTATGGCCTTCCGGATCCCGATCTCGCGGGTGCGCTCGGTGACGGCGATCATCATGATGGCGATCACGCCCACGCCGCCGACCAGGAGCGCCACGCTCGAGAGGCCGATCATGACCAGGAAGAAGACCGCGGTGAGGCGGTTGAACGTGGCGAGCGTCTCTTCCTGGCGGATGATGGCGAAGTTGTTGGGGTCGCCGGGACGCAGGCCCCGCAGCCCGCGCAGGAGCCCGATCACCTGATCCATGGCCTCGTCGATCGTGGCGTGTGACGCCGTGACGACTTCGACGGCGATCATCTCCGGCGAGCTGTCGAGGTATTTCAGCGCCGCGGTGTAGGGCACGATGGCGATGTGCTTGACGAGCGAGGCGAAAATGTTCTCGCCGAGCTCATAGATGCCGATCACTTGGAAGGTCGTCCCGCCGAGGCGGACCTGCCGGCCGATCGGATCGAGCGAGCCGAACAGCGCTTCCGCGAGCGGCTTCGTGATGACGACGACAGGCCGCGACGCCGCGACATCGCCCGCCAGGAAGTG
The genomic region above belongs to bacterium and contains:
- the bshB1 gene encoding bacillithiol biosynthesis deacetylase BshB1, producing MSETMTEAPVDLLAIAAHPDDAELLCGGTLLRAAAQGYRTAILDLTAGETGTYGDAATRDAEAQEAARILGLAGRYNAGLPDAALENTPAARAIVAGFIRRLRPRTVILHGPSTRHPDHRAASQLGYDACFIAGLRRAPIEGEPHRPAKVIFALSYLEPPVKPSFVVDITDVMERKLEAIFAYRSQFEGRTAAGDIFGGGRPLREQILAHAAHYGSLIRVPYGEPYMTHETLRVDDVVALEVQSL